The following coding sequences are from one Schizosaccharomyces osmophilus chromosome 1, complete sequence window:
- the rps2501 gene encoding 40S ribosomal protein S25: MAPKKKWSKGKVKDKAQHATVFDKNLIDRINKEVPAFKFISVSVLVDRMKMNGALARIAIKDLADRGVIQKVDHSSKQLIYSRIPSA, from the exons ATG GCAcccaagaagaaatggtCTAAAGGAAAAGTGAAAGACAAGGCTCAACATGCCACTGTCTTTGACAAGAATCTCATTGACCGTATCAACAAGGAAGTTCCTGCCTTCAAGTTCATCTCTGTCTCTGTCCTTGTTGACCGTATGAAGATGAACGGTGCTCTTGCTCGTATCGCCATCAAAGATTTGGCCGACCGTGGTGTTATTCAAAAGGTGGACCACTCCTCTAAGCAATTGATTTACA GTCGTATTCCTTCTGCTTAA
- the prs5 gene encoding ribose-phosphate pyrophosphokinase Prs5, with protein MKNLVVFGTDSHPKLTEAICEHLCLEVGRAQIGKFSNGETSVKVKQSVRGCDVYIISPASGQVNDHLMELLVMISACKTASAIKVTAVLPVFPYSRQPDQIFSSRGAPLLGASAEGTIEPKRTSPYQSWIAQSGTLVADLLMCAGADHIITMDLHDPQFQGFFDIPVDNLFGRPLLKHYIALNIPDYQNGVCISPDAGGAKRATAIADSLGLDFALIHKNRRHESGSSLMLVGDVQDKIAILIDDLIDTASTLVSAAEFVKKHGASQVYALVTHCVLSGDAIERVKQSCIDKLIVTNTAPQTIEPSDCFDIIDVSPTFAEAIRRIHNGESISILYDQNNVWF; from the exons atgaaaaatttagtGGTTTTTGGAACTGATTCACATCCAAAATTAACAGAAGCCATATGCGAACATTTATGCTTGGAGGTTGGTCGTGCTcaaattggaaaatttAG CAATGGAGAAACCTCTGTAAAAGTCAAACAGTCTGTTCGTGGTTGTGATGTATATATTATTAGTCCGGCTTCTGGTCAAGTTAACGACCACTTAATGGAACTCTTGGTTATGATTTCTGCGTGTAAAACCGCCTCCGCTATAAAGGTGACGGCCGTTTTGCCTGTTTTCCCTTATAGTCGTCAACCAGACcaaattttctcttctcGAGGTGCTCCTCTTTTAGGAGCTTCTGCTGAAGGCACTATAGAACCAAAGCGCACTTCTCCGTATCAATCATGGATTGCTCAATCAGGAACTTTAGTTGCTGATTTGTTGATGTGTGCCGGTGCTGACCACATCATTACTATGGATCTCCATGACCCTCAATTTCAAGGCTTTTTTGACATTCCCGTCGACAACTTGTTTGGCCGCCCCTTATTGAAGCACTATATAGCTTTGAATATTCCTGACTATCAAAATGGAGTCTGTATTTCCCCGGATGCTGGTGGTGCTAAACGAGCCACTGCTATAGCTGACTCTTTAGGATTGGATTTTGCTTTGATCCACAAG AACCGTCGTCACGAATCTGGAAGCTCATTAATGCTCGTTGGTGATGTACAAGACAAAATAGCAATTTTAATTGATGATTTAATTGACACCGCTTCTACTTTGGTGAGTGCCGCCGAATTTGTTAAAAAGCATGGAGCTAGCCAAGTATATGCTCTTGTTACACATTGTGTCCTGTCTGGTGATGCCATTGAACGTGTCAAACAATCTTGTATAGACAAATTAATTGTTACCAACACAGCACCTCAAACAATTGAACCAAGTGACTGTTTCGACATTATTGATGTTTCTCCTACTTTTGCTGAG GCTATCCGTCGTATTCACAATGGCGAGAGTATTTCCATTTTGTATGACCAAAATAACGTTTGGTTTTAA
- the rtn1 gene encoding reticulon Rtn1, producing MSEQHSMNPFEHSSVSENPGSSQNAAEQLIQSLNADQLATSSKHSSSSNAPAPSGPAHPIIAGSNMDKDSQNDSEPAAPQYSEHDSHPHYSEQETPVPANESNHSSGSFSAAKHHCPAMAGGSPFTNQSQQSVDPEVASALWRVLTWKNVSCSASTLLSILAVFFIPAWINIPRLFFRTIRYVFLITSIIELGGLFASGGRRGVLSPFRTKYVTCNTKSVDCCVNSFVDIVNVLLIQFQRVLFAECPLLTFAVAIGAFVEYFLSGFLSYRGLFIWNVLFAFTLPKLYEMNEPCINRLVHSLEQQTHKLKHDAASAASSATSSHQ from the coding sequence ATGTCTGAACAACATTCTATGAACCCTTTTGAACACAGCTCCGTCTCTGAAAACCCCGGTTCTTCTCAAAACGCCGCTGAACAACTCATCCAGTCCTTGAACGCTGATCAACTCGCTACTTCCTCCAAACACTCCAGTTCCAGCAACGCCCCTGCCCCCTCTGGTCCTGCTCACCCCATCATCGCCGGTAGCAACATGGACAAGGACTCTCAAAACGACTCGGAACCCGCTGCTCCCCAATACTCCGAGCACGACTCTCACCCCCATTACTCTGAACAAGAGACTCCCGTCCCCGCCAACGAATCCAACCACTCTTCTGGTTCTTTCTCCGCTGCCAAGCACCACTGCCCTGCCATGGCTGGCGGCAGTCCTTTCACGAACCAGTCTCAGCAAAGCGTCGACCCAGAAGTCGCTTCTGCCTTATGGCGCGTTCTCACCTGGAAAAACGTTTCATGCAGCGCTTCCACTTTGTTGAGCATCCTCGCcgtcttcttcattccCGCTTGGATTAACATTCCCCGCTTGTTCTTCCGTACCATCCGTTATGTCTTCTTGATCACTTCCATCATCGAACTAGGCGGTCTCTTTGCTTCTGGCGGCCGTCGCGGCGTCTTGTCCCCCTTCCGCACAAAATATGTCACTTGCAACACCAAGTCCGTCGACTGTTGTGTAAACTCTTTCGTCGATATCGTCAACGTCCTTCTCATCCAATTCCAACGTGTCTTGTTTGCCGAATGCCCTCTCTTGACTTTTGCCGTTGCTATCGGTGCTTTCGTCGAATACTTCCTTTCTGGTTTCCTCTCTTACAGAGGTCTCTTCATCTGGAATGTTCTCTTCGCTTTCACTCTCCCCAAATTGTATGAAATGAACGAACCTTGCATCAACCGCTTGGTTCACTCTCTTGAGCAACAAACCCACAAGCTCAAGCACGATGCTGCTTCTGCCGCCTCTTCTGCCACCTCTTCTCATCAGTAA
- the trz2 gene encoding mitochondrial 3'-tRNA processing endonuclease tRNAse Z, Trz2, with amino-acid sequence MKNLIRHKLCTLYRKTPITMLGHTLPCKVGTFVQSRWVSQQTARRKENRNTNRISLNVISSVAADNLIAPLLCVTLDDRKYLIGNMGELMQLKFRNHPLNYGGKILRSFMMPGSGQKYNPWSATAGLLGYVQSSEIDTVLDVYAPSSITSLIANSRNLTSGSSLKLNVIPFQDKFSEDHESFEFREKNFCTIKGEMFPLWSYLSFMTVPIHGTFDAVKAKLLGVPFGKANGLLCEGKSVLANDKKTWVHPEQVLGPTKPAQGFVVLGCSSPAAIKDLLQYVNAWEHDIPSCIIHVLDEGVWGNDYLKFLEHPIMRHSKHIISCVELGKDTPTFKRSKSVNVLPSCHGFLSASLSIPRSLPENVFILEEGLSLELSEQKCLVNSEPTENAIVETHSSNALPSPSEGYVVDILGTSATAPTLYRSLSCYLINVDNSFVLLDCGEGSYSQLIRQYGTNIDSVLKQLRLIFVSHMHADHWLGLVNILLAWNNSTCGSDSKITIVCPRSLRFWVSRVCDSTKLSQIVERIRFVDASTVHMGNKYFLSQDLSLYTVPSIHIYDSHSVVLSHRSSGKLVYSSDTRPNMKLAKAGKNAAVLLHEATFEDDLHEEAVNRYHSTISEALMVAKRMQAKQLILTHFSTRSMDISSSGPNWSIYPKHKTIHARDGMRWKQSTS; translated from the coding sequence atgaaaaatttaattcGCCATAAGTTATGCACTTTATATAGAAAAACCCCAATCACAATGTTGGGCCATACTTTACCCTGCAAAGTTGGAACATTTGTGCAATCGCGATGGGTTAGTCAACAAACGGCgcgaagaaaagaaaacaggaATACAAATCGTATTTCTTTGAACGTGATAAGTTCTGTAGCCGCTGACAATCTGATCGCTCCTTTGTTGTGTGTTACCCTAGATGATAGAAAGTACCTAATAGGAAACATGGGGGAATTGATGCAATTGAAGTTTCGAAACCACCCACTCAATTATGGAGGGAAAATATTGCGGTCGTTCATGATGCCTGGAAGTGGCCAAAAGTACAACCCATGGAGCGCGACTGCTGGCCTTCTAGGTTATGTACAGTCCAGCGAAATAGACACCGTGTTGGATGTGTATGCTCCTTCTAGCATAACCTCACTTATTGCTAATTCCAGGAACTTAACTTCAGGCAGTAGCCTAAAATTGAACGTTATACCCTTTCAAGACAAGTTCTCGGAGGATCATGAAAGCTTTGAGTTTCgcgaaaagaatttttgtaCTATAAAAGGAGAAATGTTCCCTTTGTGGTCATACTTGTCTTTCATGACCGTGCCCATCCATGGCACTTTTGATGCTGTGAAGGCAAAACTCTTAGGTGTCCCTTTCGGAAAGGCTAATGGCTTACTATGCGAAGGGAAATCAGTCTTAGCTAATGACAAAAAAACATGGGTGCACCCGGAACAGGTACTGGGTCCTACAAAACCGGCTCAAGGGTTTGTTGTTCTCGGTTGTAGTAGTCCTGCGGCCATAAAAGATCTTTTGCAGTATGTGAATGCCTGGGAACACGATATCCCTTCTTGCATTATTCATGTTCTTGATGAAGGAGTTTGGGGCAATGATTACTTAAAGTTTTTGGAGCACCCAATAATGCGACATTCTAAGCATATAATATCGTGTGTAGAGCTTGGAAAAGACACCCCaacattcaaaagaagtaaatcTGTTAATGTGCTGCCTAGTTGCCATGGGTTCTTGTCAGCTAGCCTTTCGATTCCTCGTAGTCTTCctgaaaatgtttttataCTGGAAGAGGGTTTGAGTTTAGAATTATCGGAACAAAAATGCTTGGTAAATAGTGAGCCTACGGAGAATGCCATAGTAGAAACTCACTCTTCTAATGCATTACCGTCTCCTTCCGAAGGTTATGTAGTGGATATTTTGGGGACGAGTGCAACGGCTCCAACACTGTATCGGAGCTTAAGCTGCTATTTGATAAATGTGGACAACAGTTTCGTTTTACTAGACTGCGGTGAGGGATCATATTCTCAGCTGATACGGCAATACGGAACTAACATTGACTCTGTATTGAAGCAACTCcgtttaatttttgtttcccaTATGCATGCTGACCACTGGCTAGGGCTTGTGAATATTCTCTTAGCCTGGAATAATAGTACTTGTGGTTCAGACTCTAAAATTACCATCGTTTGCCCCCGGTCGCTCCGCTTTTGGGTGTCGAGGGTTTGTGATTCTACCAAACTTTCTCAAATTGTGGAACGCATTCGCTTTGTTGATGCTTCCACTGTGCACATGGGAAACAAATACTTCTTGTCACAGGATTTATCTTTATACACAGTCCCCTCTATTCATATATATGATTCCCACTCTGTTGTTTTATCTCATAGAAGCAGTGGGAAACTGGTTTATAGTTCTGATACCCGCCCAAATATGAAGCTAGCGAAGGCAGGGAAAAATGCAGCCGTTTTATTGCATGAAGCCACGTTTGAAGATGATTTACATGAGGAAGCTGTCAATAGATACCATTCGACCATCTCGGAGGCATTGATGGTTGCGAAGAGAATGCAAGCAAAACAACTAATACTAACACATTTTAGTACTCGTTCTATGGATATTTCTTCTAGTGGTCCTAATTGGTCTATTTATCCCAAACACAAAACCATTCATGCTCGAGACGGGATGCGTTGGAAGCAATCTACATCTTGA
- the ptp4 gene encoding phosphatidate cytidylyltransferase Ptp4/Dgk1, translating to MSTKLTWSQWSKKNELPRKLLHTSIGFITLGLQWYQFHAEQITPYLALGFIPVLTGDVIRFQWPAFGRLYNRVMGPLMRESEKNSWNGVIFYLVGTWIVLSFLPEEIAVMSILLLSWCDTAASSFGRKYGKYTPKIAKNKSLAGSLGAFVCGILASYVYWGIIRTGPENLATQSWMPFPVLCIVNGFVGAVAEAMNVWGLDDNVVIPVVSGGLLYLIM from the exons ATGTCGACAAAATTGACTTGGTCGCAATGGtctaaaaagaatgaactTCCTCGAAAACTCCTACATACATCAATTG GTTTCATCACGTTAGGACTTCAATGGTATCAATTTCATGCTGAGCAGATTACCCCGTACTTGGCCTTGGGTTTTATTCCAGTCTTAACAGGAGATGTCATACGATTTCAATGGCCAGCTTTTGGTCGGTTGTACAATCGAGTTATGGGTCCTTTGATGCGTGAATCTGAGAAAAATAGTTGGAATGGCgttatattttatttggtAGGAACATGGATAGTTTTGAGCTTTTTACCAGAG GAGATTGCAGTAATGagtattttacttttatctTGGTGCGACACAGCAGCTTCTAGTTTTGGTCGCAAATATGGAAAGTATACTCCAAAGATtgctaaaaataaaagcttAGCCGGTAGTCTTGGTGCATTTGTTTGTGGGATCTTAGCGTCTTATGTGTACTGGGGAATCATCCGGACGGGCCCCGAGAATTTGGCAACCCAATCTTGGATGCCCTTTCCAGTACTATGTATAGTGAACGGATTTGTCGGTGCTGTTGCAGAAGCAATGAACGTATGGGGTTTAGATGATAATGTGGTGATACCTGTTGTGTCCGGAGGTTTATTATATTTGATAATGTAA
- the apm3 gene encoding AP-3 adaptor complex subunit Apm3 has protein sequence MSTLEAIYLIDIYGSVLLQIESRGRISPVTSEFIKSEISKCKLRNEEPPFIIYHMNYLIFQQLQDDVRICIPVTCDTEPLYIHDVMKLIIEIIKTYFGSFQSSVIEKNTSLIAQLLTEMIDYGYAINMEPNTLQDIIPTPSLMKKFMEVTGLQSNTPSIHKNTVPWRTSKANYTNNEFFVRIIERVFAVYEGNNQLAFGTLKVDVECKSQMSGIPELLLYLTPGSIMENAKFHNCIDVKRWKDRPLQLQFIPPEGKFILASFQANLSKQKPLPLNVEAKNMTDGNFEIRIRNTGKKPIENLEVRVPLPGSLSSVSTTHGDYIYRPSKSVNDEGAVLEWTIKKIEWTSPAYVLKGTLNTKQELSISDMSDGGFEKKAHPKLEHLTLHYKYPLTILSHFKVDSLKIVNRPDMKSFKGVKHSVIAQDVSVRFK, from the exons ATGAGTACTTTGGAAgctatttatttaattgaTATCTATGG ATCGGTCCTGCTTCAAATTGAATCCAGAGGCAGAATATCGCCAGTGACTTCAGAGTTTATAAAAAGTGAAATATCAAAATGCAAGTTAAGAAACGAAGAACCCCCTTTTATCATCTATCACATGAATTACCTGATATTTCAACAATTGCAAGATGATGTTCGAATATGTATACCAGTAACCTGCGACACAGAACCTCTTTACATACACGATGTGATGAAACTGATTatagaaataataaagacTTACTTTGGAAGCTTTCAGTCATCCgtaattgaaaaaaataccTCTTTAATCGCACAGCTTTTGACGGAGATGATTGATTATGGATACGCGATAAATATGGAGCCTAATACTTTGCAAGACATTATCCCTACTCCAagtttgatgaaaaaatttatgGAAGTTACTGGTCTTCAATCTAATACACCTAGTATCCATAAAAATACAGTTCCCTGGCGAACCTCCAAAGCCAACTATACTAATAATGAGTTTTTTGTCCGTATTATTGAACGTGTATTTGCCGTATATGAGGGAAATAATCAGCTTGCGTTTGGAACTCTGAAAGTTGACGTTGAGTGTAAAAGTCAAATGTCTGGAATACCTGAGCTTTTACTGTATCTGACGCCTGGATCGATTATGGAGAATGCAAAGTTCCATAATTGTATTGATGTAAAACGATGGAAAGACCGTCCTTTGCAGTTGCAGTTCATACCGCCAGAAGGAAAATTCATTCTTGCATCGTTTCAGGCTAATTtatccaaacaaaaaccttTACCTCTTAATGTAGAGGCCAAAAATATGACTGATGGAAATTTTGAGATTCGTATACGAAACACAGGAAAAAAGCCTATAGAAAATCTGGAAGTAAGGGTCCCTTTACCTGGTTCTTTAAGCAGCGTTTCCACTACCCATGGTGACTATATATATCGCCCATCAAAGTCTGTGAACGACGAAGGCGCTGTACTAGAGTGGactataaaaaaaatcgaatGGACTTCACCTGCCTACGTTTTGAAGGGTACTCTAAATACGAAACAGGAATTATCTATCAGTGATATGAGTGACGGCggttttgaaaagaaagctcaTCCTAAACTTGAGCATCTGACCCTTCATTATAAATATCCGCTTACAATCCTTTCTCATTTTAAGGTTGATTCTCTCAAAATTGTCAACCGTCCAGACATGAAGTCTTTTAAGGGCGTAAAACATAGTGTAATAGCACAGGATGTCTCTGTTCGCTTTAAATAA
- the mad1 gene encoding mitotic spindle checkpoint protein Mad1 yields MADSPRNPFNSRSQLPRFLATAPKKPSSIPAPKKPTSEKDTTRVQSLEFALENAKNDLKQKEIENDRERNDLLAKLTEEREQSKALQIRVSLLEKKDFEREANNDEVLERLRSDNESLVLQLSKTKSDFTQETSALGTELEKTQQELRNKIYKMEDFQQKNKLFEENASQLESRTASLQEQLNSKLNELLDKEQQMQALTNEVEKLKESVDHVSDSLVLKDANQKLLERVSELEKLQEKHLSMIERFNTNSRNVEILNEEKADLEAKLYQYEDYKEKVATLSVDIEKTQAELNTWKKTFTDINVPELAAEKFKTVQSENKALTERVSDLTQQLLQERDQGPPMVLDLNNKVADLKKEIVEINEQTRRLQRQVFLANQEISLLRANLKSYDDEESIMNSESSNQKKLERIESLTKLIDEYKLLFENSKIYNNGSSADEQPLTLKRPREEDQDDVGYVTELYRENQHIQLRLQEKLNTEGFLRDQINGLEVIIAELRQEIIQMSELKSSRVLQHRSNPTLKHERVKAEQLYLLENENEGYKAILEQRDIQTVPMESLALANRRTLELKKELLDRDKRIQRLKEIFSVKSLEFREAIYSLFGYKIEFLPNGSVRVTSMYSNESNTAFVFDGETSTMKLVGKPSSPDFERLVKFWCDEQKTIPGMLAALTLELIDKNDHSTLNEQ; encoded by the exons ATGGCGGATTCACCCCGAAATCCGTTTAATTCTCGATCACAATTGCCTAGGTTTTTAGCAACTGCTCCCAAAAAACCATCGTCTATCCCGGCGCCCAAAAAACCCACTTCTG AAAAGGATACTACTCGAGTCCAGTCACTTGAATTCGCTTTAGAAAATGCCAAAAATgatttgaaacaaaaagaaattgaaaatgacCGAGAACGCAATGACTTACTCGCGAAACTAACAGAGGAGCGCGAACAATCAAAGGCCCTTCAAATTCGCGTCTCTTtgcttgaaaaaaaagattttgaacgGGAAGCTAATAACGATGAAGTCCTTGAAAGACTCAGATCTGATAATGAGTCACTCGTCCTACaactttcaaaaaccaAGTCTGATTTTACCCAAGAAACTTCTGCTCTCGGAACTGAACTAGAGAAAACACAGCAAGAATTAAGGAATAAAATCTACAAGATGGAAGatttccaacaaaagaacaagctttttgaagagaacGCGTCTCAATTGGAGAGTCGTACTGCCTCCTTGCAAGAACAACTAAACTCAAAGCTTAATGAACTTTTGGATAAAGAGCAACAAATGCAAGCTCTTACCAACGAAGTAGAAAAACTCAAAGAATCGGTCGATCACGTTTCTGATTCTTTGGTGTTAAAAGATGCCAACCAAAAGCTCTTAGAACGAGTCTCAGAACTGGAAAAGCTTCAGGAAAAGCATCTGTCTATGATTGAACGATTCAATACGAACTCTAGAAACGTTGAAAtattaaatgaagaaaaagctgaTCTCGAGGCTAAGCTATACCAATACGAAGACTACAAAGAGAAGGTCGCTACTCTGAGCGTTGATATTGAAAAAACTCAAGCGGAACTGAatacttggaaaaagacaTTCACGGATATAAATGTCCCAGAGCTTGCCGCAGAAAAATTCAAGACTGTGCAATCCGAAAATAAGGCCCTTACCGAGCGCGTCTCAGACCTCACACAACAGCTACTTCAAGAAAGGGACCAGGGACCTCCAATGGTTTTAGACTTAAATAACAAGGTTGCTGACcttaagaaagaaattgtaGAAATCAACGAACAGACTCGACGGCTTCAACGTCAGGTATTCTTAGCCAACCAAGAAATAAGTCTTTTGCGCgcaaatttgaaaagctaTGATGACGAGGAATCAATAATGAATAGCGAAAGTTCTAATCAGAAAAAGCTTGAACGAATTGAGTCGCTTACTAAGTTGATTGATGAGTATAAACTCTTATTTgagaattccaaaatttatAACAACGGCTCTTCCGCAGATGAACAGCCCTTAACTTTAAAACGTCCTCGGGAAGAGGACCAGGACGATGTTGGCTACGTAACGGAGTTGTATCGAGAAAATCAACATATACAGTTACGGCTACAAGAAAAGCTAAATACCGAAGGATTCCTAAGAGATCAAATCAACGGACTTGAAGTTATTATCGCTGAGCTGAGGCAAGAAATCATTCAAATGTCAGAACTAAAATCCTCCAGGGTCCTTCAACACAGATCAAATCCTACGCTTAAGCACGAAAGAGTAAAAGCAGAACAGCTTTACCTTCTTGAAAACGAGAATGAGGGTTACAAGGCGATCTTAGAACAGAGAGATATTCAAACAGTACCGATGGAGTCGCTGGCATTAGCTAATAGGAGAACTTTGGAACTTAAGAAGGAACTTTTAGATCGAGATAAAAGGATACAGAGACTGAAAGAGATTTTTTCTGTGAAATCTTTGGAATTTAGAGAGGCAATATATTCTCTCTTTGGCTATAAAATAGAGTTTCTGCCGAATGGAAGTGTCCGCGTTACATCCATGTATTCAAACGAAAGCAACactgcttttgtttttgatggTGAAACTAGTACAATGAAATTGGTGGGAAAGCCTTCAAGTCCAGATTTCGAGCGATTAGTTAAATTTTGGTGtgatgaacaaaaaacGATACCTGGAATGCTGGCAGCCTTGACATTGGAATTGATCGACAAAAATGACCACTCTACCTTGAATGAGCAATAG
- the but2 gene encoding But2 family protein But2, similar to cell surface molecule produces MQLFNSFFALVASASLLVSSGSAAPAEGLSKRVVPTNAQPAKPYKSPDLHTGAGINHTFGILSFREKSGYDYTVWHVSPTTGKTYLRPWDDAVDPSVFMIDEESFLRLASDSNKFAFIGHNQEIQFTNHTDYKKKQHDDGSHRVDLTQRKPANNFAATKQCGKLDPFGYVLKRSGKGFMHCGTQVFVGAGRSIDCEDIDSVAYNLSDYRAQYTGLSNTSISSEQYYSNRSADIPPKSQRLQPHGIYNYNYKAPDKRMQRFTTPHVTTADGQNQSVLQTFDFPYGRSSYYYTSCALEVRLNNEFFPLNVSSSNGPAEFVVYNMSGNPKKQTTTSKGPQRLQEIARFQCSNYGCEYSTNIACPRAGHSHTFEIAAANSDTSMSWVHTLSPRLGMTMFAYSNANYD; encoded by the coding sequence ATGCAACTTTTTaactctttctttgctttggTCGCTTCTGCCTCCCTTTTGGTCTCCAGCGGCTCTGCTGCCCCCGCCGAAGGTCTTTCCAAGCGTGTTGTCCCTACGAACGCGCAGCCTGCTAAGCCCTACAAGTCTCCTGACCTCCACACCGGTGCCGGTATTAACCACACCTTTGGTATTCTCTCTTTCCGTGAGAAGAGTGGCTACGACTACACTGTCTGGCACGTCTCTCCCACCACCGGAAAGACCTACCTCCGTCCTTGGGACGATGCCGTCGATCCCTCTGTCTTTATGATTGACGAGGAATCTTTCTTGCGTCTTGCTTCCGACAGCAACAAGTTTGCTTTCATTGGTCACAACCAAGAAATCCAATTCACCAACCATACCGACtacaagaagaagcaacATGACGATGGTAGCCACCGTGTTGACTTGACTCAACGCAAGCCTGCCAACAATTTTGCCGCCACTAAGCAATGTGGTAAGTTGGATCCTTTCGGTTATGTTTTGAAGCGTTCCGGTAAGGGTTTCATGCACTGCGGTACTCAAGTTTTCGTTGGTGCTGGCCGTAGCATTGACTGTGAAGACATCGACTCCGTTGCCTACAACCTCTCTGACTACCGCGCACAATACACCGGTCTCTCCAACACCTCTATTTCCTCCGAGCAATACTACTCTAACCGCTCTGCTGACATTCCTCCCAAGTCTCAGCGTCTTCAGCCTCACGGTATCTACAACTACAACTACAAGGCACCCGACAAGCGTATGCAACGTTTCACCACTCCCCACGTTACTACTGCTGATGGCCAGAACCAATCCGTCTTGCAAACCTTCGACTTTCCTTACGGTCGTTCCTCATACTACTATACCAGCTGCGCCTTGGAGGTCCGCTTGAACAACGAGTTCTTCCCCTTGAacgtttcttcttccaacgGCCCTGCCGAGTTTGTTGTTTACAACATGTCCGGTAACCCCAAGAAGCAAACAACCACCAGCAAGGGTCCCCAGCGTCTCCAAGAGATTGCTCGTTTCCAATGCTCCAACTATGGCTGTGAGTACTCTACCAACATTGCTTGCCCTCGCGCTGGTCACTCTCATACTTTCGAGATTGCCGCCGCTAACTCCGACACCTCCATGTCTTGGGTCCATACTCTCAGCCCCCGTCTTGGTATGACTATGTTTGCCTACTCCAATGCAAACTACGATTAA
- the dbl7 gene encoding Schizosaccharomyces specific protein, double strand break localizing Dbl7 has protein sequence MSAKKRWVVSSQKHSSPSEEKGSLTKNVFGFHSKKSQKSPLRENIEDVEDQDEETLLLSIRESSASKKQKRDQCQDDIQEFSSEEESTSVPLGSHDFQFSSATANPGVRSPSSARSSKAFAFQSPKSVKRDQALEKSPVSVHLAKFSAAATGTPPPKPVFANRSPFLDKKKKEFSLLDCTKVLESRYVARIQHRNFQQLNLASHNVRDKYGNLLLVEENTTPDSRKNYLLCKKTPVELNRSHLLSLPPPVYSNQYDCIDVSLIPC, from the coding sequence ATGAGcgcaaagaaaagatggGTTGTATCGTCACAAAAACATTCCTCTCCATCCGAAGAGAAAGGTTCTCTTACAAAAAATGTATTCGGATTCCATTCCAAAAAGTCTCAAAAGTCTCCTCTACGGGAAAATATAGAAGATGTTGAAGATCAAGACGAAGAAACTCTGCTACTCTCCATACGAGAGTCCTCGGCGTCTaagaagcagaaaagaGACCAATGCCAAGATGATATTCAAGAGTTTTcatctgaagaagaatcaactTCCGTGCCTTTAGGTAGTCATGATTTTCAGTTTTCGTCAGCTACTGCAAATCCAGGTGTCCGTTCTCCCTCATCTGCTCGCTCTTCCAAAGCTTTTGCATTTCAGTCTCCAAAATCTGTGAAACGAGACCAGGCTCTTGAAAAGTCTCCTGTATCCGTACATTTAGCAAAGTTTTCCGCAGCAGCTACCGGAACACCTCCTCCCAAACCAGTTTTCGCAAATCGCTCACCTTTCTTggataaaaagaagaaagagttTTCTTTACTAGATTGTACAAAAGTTCTTGAGAGCCGTTACGTGGCACGTATACAGCATCGCAATTTCCAACAACTAAATCTCGCTTCCCACAATGTTAGAGACAAGTACGGCAACTTATTGCTAGTAGAGGAAAATACAACGCCCGATTCACGAAAAAACTATTTACTGTGCAAAAAGACACCCGTCGAACTAAATCGGTCACATTTGCTTTCCTTGCCTCCTCCCGTGTATAGTAACCAGTATGATTGCATCGATGTTTCTTTAATACCTTGTTGA